The region ACCGCGACATTGGCGACCTTCTGGAAGAAAGCGCGGATGGAAACGGCATTGGTCGTGTCGTCGGCGCCCTGGTCGATGACCTTCAGCACGTCGTCGGGCCCGATGATCGAGGCCGTCACCTGCACGCCGCCGGTGCCCCAGCCGTAGGGCATCGGCATTTCGCGCGAGGCGAAAGGCACCTGATAGCCGGGAATGGCGATCGCCTTCAGGATGGCGCGGCGGATCATCCGCTTGGTCTGTTCGTCGAGATAGGCGAAGTTGTAGCTGGCCAGATCGCTCATTCGGCGGCTTCCTTCATGTCTTCGCCGGCGTTGCGGGCGGCTTCGAATTCGCGGCGCATGCGGCGGACGAGATCGAGTTCGGCCTGGAAGTCCACATAATGCGGAAGTTTCAGGTGTTCGACGAAGCCGGTCGCCTGGACATTGTCGGAATGGGAGATGACGAATTCCTCGTCCTGGGCCGGCGCAGTGATATCCTCGCCGAGCTCTTCAGCCCGCAATGCGCGATCGACCAGCGACATCGCCATCGCCTTGCGCTCGCTCTGGCCGAAAACCAGGCCGTAGCCGCGGGTGAATTGCGGCGGCGCCTTGGCCGACCCCTTGAACTGGTTGACCATCTGGCATTCGGTGACCTGGATCGTGCCGAGCGAGACGGCAAAGCCGAGTTCCGGCACGTCGAATTCCACCTCGACCTCGCCGATGCGGATTTCGCCGGTGAAGGGGTGGTTACGGCCGTAGCCGCGCTGGGTGGAATAACCGAGCGCCAGCAGGAATCCTTCGTCGCCGCGGGCGAGCGCCTGCAGGCGCAGATCGCGGGTCATAGGGAATTCCATCGGCTCGCGGGTCAGGTCGCCGATCTGGTGATCTTCGGGCATGTCGCCGTCAGCCTCGATCAGGCCTTCCTCGCCGAGGATCTCGGAGACGCGCATGACGCGGCCGGCCTCGGCGGCGCGCTGGGCGGGCGCCTCGACCGCCTCGTCTGAAAGCAGGGAGGGATCGAGCAGACGGTGCGTATAGTCGAAGGTAGGCCCGAGAAGCTGGCCGCCCGGCAGATCCTTGTAGGTCGCCGAGATGCGTCGTTCGATCGTCATATCAGCCGTGTCGAGCGGCCTGGAATAGCCGAAACGCGGCAGCGTCGTGCGGTAGGCGCGCAGAAGGAAGATCGCCTCGATCATGTCGCCTCGCGACTGGCGCACCGCGAGGGCGGCGAGGGTGCGGTCGAAAAGCGAGGCTTCGGCCATTACCCGGTCGACGGCGAGGGCCAGCTGCGCCACGATCTGGTCGATGCCGATCGCCGGCAGCGAACGGTCGCCGCGGCGGCGGTCGGCCAGCAGGCGGTGGGCATTGGCGATGGCGGCCTCGCCACCTTTGACGGCAACATACATGAGCTCAGATCTCCGTTGCTGTGATCTTGGTGGTGCGCGGCAGGCAGAGAAAACGCCCGCCCGATGTCAGCACGATGTCGATGCCGCGCGGGAAGAGCGCGCGGTTCTCGGTCCAGAGCCGCAGGAAAGTCTCCGGCAGGCCGACAGGCGCAATTTCCGTCACA is a window of Rhizobium sp. N324 DNA encoding:
- a CDS encoding carbon-phosphorus lyase complex subunit PhnI, with translation MYVAVKGGEAAIANAHRLLADRRRGDRSLPAIGIDQIVAQLALAVDRVMAEASLFDRTLAALAVRQSRGDMIEAIFLLRAYRTTLPRFGYSRPLDTADMTIERRISATYKDLPGGQLLGPTFDYTHRLLDPSLLSDEAVEAPAQRAAEAGRVMRVSEILGEEGLIEADGDMPEDHQIGDLTREPMEFPMTRDLRLQALARGDEGFLLALGYSTQRGYGRNHPFTGEIRIGEVEVEFDVPELGFAVSLGTIQVTECQMVNQFKGSAKAPPQFTRGYGLVFGQSERKAMAMSLVDRALRAEELGEDITAPAQDEEFVISHSDNVQATGFVEHLKLPHYVDFQAELDLVRRMRREFEAARNAGEDMKEAAE